The nucleotide window GACCTGGACGACCCCTCGTACCTGTCCTTCGAGTACCAGCGCCGGATCGGTCACATGATCGATCTCGCCGCGCCCCCACAGCAGCCCCTTCAGGTGGTGCACCTGGGCGGAGGGGCGTTCACGCTCGCCCGATACGTCGCCGCGACCCGCCCCCGCTCCACCCAGCAGATCGTCGAGGTCGACGCCGCGCTCGTCCAACTGGTGCGCCGGGAGCTGCCGCTGGACCCGCAGGCCCGGATACGCGTCCGCTCCACCGACGCCCGCGCCGGACTCGGCAGGATCCAGGACGGCTGGGCCGACCTCGTCATCGCGGACGTCTTCAGCGGCGCCCGTACCCCCGCCCACCTCACCTCCACGGAGTTCCTCGCCGAGGTGCGCCGCGTGCTGAAGCCCGGCGGACAGTACGTCGCCAACCTCGCCGACGGGCCGCCGCTGACCCATCTCCGCGGCCAGATCGCCACCGCCGCGACCCTCTTCCCCGAACTGGCGCTCGCCGCCGACCCGACCGTGTGGCGCGGCCGGCGCTTCGGCAACGCCGTGCTGCTCGCCTCGGATCTGCCGCTCGCCGTCGCGGAACTCACCCGCCGCGTCGCGACCGACCCGCACCCCGGCCGCGTCGAACGCGGCAGGGCGCTCGCGGACTTCACCGGCGGCGCCGCCGCCGTCACGGACGAGGGCGCCAAGCCGTCCCCGGCGCCGCCGCCCTCCACGTTCAGCTAGGAAG belongs to Streptomyces finlayi and includes:
- a CDS encoding spermidine synthase translates to MARRGASAGGASPRKRSDRKREPLAAEVDGGRAELVPDRERPRGWTLLLDDAPQSHVDLDDPSYLSFEYQRRIGHMIDLAAPPQQPLQVVHLGGGAFTLARYVAATRPRSTQQIVEVDAALVQLVRRELPLDPQARIRVRSTDARAGLGRIQDGWADLVIADVFSGARTPAHLTSTEFLAEVRRVLKPGGQYVANLADGPPLTHLRGQIATAATLFPELALAADPTVWRGRRFGNAVLLASDLPLAVAELTRRVATDPHPGRVERGRALADFTGGAAAVTDEGAKPSPAPPPSTFS